In one Cloacibacillus porcorum genomic region, the following are encoded:
- a CDS encoding SufB/SufD family protein: MKEEFRVDEHLDDFRADAPVHDEIKNIAELPAGDRERLLRAGIDDEEKAAGTFVHADHNTVYCNANLKGVELMPISYALFKYDGLKDYCWKIIEKEKDPFTELAAKRSEGGYFIRTEKGAKVDYPVQACMYIETDALAQDVHNIVIAEEGSELNIISGCASGPNVRSGLHVGVSEMYVKKGATLSFTMVHDWAEEMSVRPRTVVVVEEGGRYISNYICLKPAKDLQMYPTVYLNGEDSVATFNTVLMAGPGSKMDTGSRVYLRGRGSRAEIVSRTVSTGGDIYARGHLIGEEAGVKAHLECNGLLLSNQGKIHAIPELEARHKDLEMSHEAAVGKINQEETEYLMARGLSETEAQSLIIKGFLSLDILGLPESLRKDVERTIEESTAAGAM, translated from the coding sequence ATGAAAGAAGAATTCCGTGTGGACGAACATCTGGACGATTTCAGAGCCGACGCTCCCGTCCATGACGAGATAAAAAATATCGCCGAACTTCCCGCCGGTGATCGTGAAAGGCTTCTGCGGGCCGGTATCGACGACGAGGAGAAGGCGGCGGGGACCTTTGTCCACGCCGACCATAACACCGTCTACTGCAACGCGAACCTCAAGGGCGTGGAGCTGATGCCCATCTCCTACGCGCTCTTTAAGTATGACGGGCTCAAAGACTACTGCTGGAAGATCATCGAGAAAGAAAAAGACCCCTTCACCGAATTGGCGGCGAAGCGTTCCGAGGGCGGATACTTCATCCGCACCGAAAAGGGCGCGAAGGTCGACTATCCCGTCCAGGCCTGCATGTACATTGAGACGGACGCGCTGGCGCAGGACGTGCACAATATCGTCATCGCGGAGGAGGGTTCGGAACTCAACATCATCTCCGGCTGCGCCTCGGGGCCCAACGTGCGCTCCGGCCTCCATGTCGGCGTCTCCGAGATGTATGTCAAGAAGGGGGCGACGCTCTCCTTCACGATGGTCCACGACTGGGCCGAGGAGATGTCGGTGCGCCCGCGTACCGTCGTCGTCGTCGAAGAGGGGGGCCGCTACATCTCCAACTACATTTGCCTCAAACCGGCAAAAGACCTGCAGATGTACCCGACTGTCTATCTCAACGGCGAGGACTCCGTCGCCACATTCAACACCGTGCTGATGGCGGGCCCCGGCTCAAAGATGGACACCGGCTCGCGCGTCTATCTGCGCGGGAGGGGGAGCCGCGCGGAGATCGTCTCACGCACCGTCTCCACCGGAGGGGACATCTACGCGCGCGGCCACCTTATCGGCGAAGAGGCGGGCGTCAAGGCGCACCTGGAATGCAACGGCCTGCTGCTCTCAAACCAGGGCAAGATCCACGCAATACCGGAGCTTGAGGCGCGCCATAAAGACCTAGAGATGTCGCACGAGGCGGCGGTCGGCAAGATAAACCAGGAGGAGACGGAATATCTCATGGCGCGCGGCCTCTCCGAGACCGAGGCGCAGTCGTTGATCATCAAAGGCTTCCTCTCGCTCGACATCCTCGGCCTGCCGGAGTCGCTGCGCAAAGACGTGGAGCGGACGATCGAGGAATCGACGGCCGCCGGGGCGATGTGA
- a CDS encoding linear amide C-N hydrolase, producing MKNKVLTALLLLLCLQALPFAAFGGEKAVKPGNPAAYLTTKAQRLSLATLHDIDDGKLYTIDYTADYRLDKMLKSNVDGVRSCISFVEKHLLKEGAKADIKAGGGCSAFAVRAGDGKVIYGRNFDYKMDMTAVLIRTAPKGGYVSIGLADAGWVGYGIGSLGDGVSDISMAVGLPYLIMDGMNEKGLAVSVFYLDGEPARQNTGKPKIMTTVAMRLMLDRAANVDEALALVGQYDMQSAMPDANFHFLISDASGRSVVLEYCGNKMSVLDEHYVTNFYLDPSMEGLGHGKDRYEILKSVLAFKKDVLSEKEAMSLLEMVSQPETEASTSMTQWSVVYNLTDLNATVAIRREYEKLFRFSISDISGK from the coding sequence GTGAAAAATAAAGTACTTACCGCGTTGCTCCTGCTGCTCTGCCTGCAGGCGCTGCCTTTCGCCGCCTTTGGCGGCGAAAAAGCCGTGAAACCGGGGAACCCCGCCGCCTATCTGACCACAAAGGCTCAGCGCCTGTCTCTTGCGACTCTGCATGACATAGACGACGGGAAACTCTACACGATTGATTACACCGCGGACTACAGGCTGGACAAAATGCTGAAGTCAAACGTTGACGGCGTGCGCTCCTGCATATCATTCGTTGAGAAACATCTGCTTAAAGAGGGTGCGAAGGCGGATATAAAGGCCGGCGGCGGGTGCAGCGCCTTCGCCGTCAGAGCCGGGGACGGCAAAGTCATATACGGACGTAATTTTGACTATAAAATGGATATGACGGCGGTCCTGATCCGCACGGCTCCCAAGGGCGGCTATGTCTCGATCGGCCTCGCCGACGCGGGCTGGGTCGGCTATGGAATCGGCAGCCTCGGCGACGGCGTCAGCGACATTTCAATGGCGGTAGGGCTGCCCTATCTGATAATGGACGGTATGAACGAAAAGGGGCTTGCCGTCAGCGTCTTCTACCTTGACGGAGAGCCGGCGCGGCAGAATACGGGGAAGCCGAAGATTATGACCACGGTAGCCATGCGGCTGATGCTGGACCGCGCCGCCAACGTTGACGAGGCTCTTGCGCTGGTGGGGCAATACGACATGCAATCTGCGATGCCGGACGCCAACTTTCACTTCCTTATCTCGGACGCCTCCGGACGCAGCGTTGTTCTGGAATACTGCGGTAATAAAATGTCCGTCCTCGACGAACACTATGTCACTAACTTCTACCTTGACCCCTCGATGGAGGGATTGGGGCACGGCAAAGACAGATATGAAATATTGAAGTCCGTGCTGGCCTTCAAAAAGGATGTCCTGAGCGAAAAAGAGGCGATGTCGCTGCTTGAAATGGTGAGCCAGCCGGAGACCGAGGCCTCGACGAGCATGACGCAGTGGTCGGTGGTCTATAACCTCACAGATTTGAACGCGACGGTTGCCATCCGCCGGGAATACGAAAAGCTCTTCCGCTTCTCGATTAGCGACATCAGCGGTAAATAG
- a CDS encoding magnesium transporter CorA family protein, with protein sequence MLKITKTTESQLIELTPDRIEVGAWINLVRPSADELNAVEAITEAPQDFIRSALDPEESSRIEIEDNHILVLINVPINHDSHVYEYDTIPLGIIITPDYIVTICQEYNDVIQNFSETRFRYFSTFKRTRLLFQILYRSAMLFLKDLRQMTRRSDQIEQDLRKSMKNEELFQLLDLQKGLTYYSMSLRSNKVVVERLLRLCSNPQVSHIIKFREEDEELLDDVRVEYDQAIEMAQIQTDVLAGMMDAFASVISNNLNIVMKFLASITIVMAIPTMVASFFGMNVPVPWEGDPMGFVIVSIVALGLTIVSIWVLWKKRLF encoded by the coding sequence ATGTTAAAGATCACCAAGACCACCGAGTCGCAGCTCATCGAGCTGACGCCCGACCGGATAGAGGTCGGCGCGTGGATAAACCTTGTACGCCCGTCGGCGGACGAACTCAACGCGGTAGAGGCGATAACGGAGGCGCCGCAGGACTTCATCAGGTCCGCGCTTGACCCCGAGGAGTCGTCTCGTATTGAGATAGAGGATAACCATATCCTTGTCCTTATAAATGTTCCGATAAATCATGACTCGCATGTCTATGAATACGACACGATACCGCTCGGCATTATCATCACCCCTGATTACATCGTCACCATCTGCCAGGAATACAACGACGTCATCCAGAATTTTTCCGAGACGCGCTTCCGTTATTTCAGCACCTTCAAGCGTACGCGGCTTTTATTCCAGATACTGTACCGTTCGGCGATGCTCTTCCTGAAAGACCTGCGCCAGATGACGCGCCGTTCCGACCAGATAGAGCAGGATCTGCGCAAGTCGATGAAGAATGAGGAGCTCTTCCAGCTGCTCGACCTGCAAAAGGGGCTCACCTACTATTCGATGTCCCTGCGCTCCAACAAGGTCGTCGTGGAAAGGCTGCTGCGTCTCTGTTCCAACCCGCAGGTCAGCCACATCATCAAATTCCGCGAGGAGGACGAAGAGCTGCTCGACGACGTCCGTGTCGAATACGACCAGGCGATCGAGATGGCGCAGATACAGACCGACGTCCTCGCGGGGATGATGGACGCCTTCGCCTCCGTCATCTCCAACAACCTGAACATCGTGATGAAATTCCTCGCCTCGATAACCATCGTCATGGCTATCCCGACGATGGTGGCCAGCTTCTTCGGCATGAACGTCCCCGTCCCCTGGGAGGGCGATCCGATGGGATTCGTCATCGTCAGCATCGTCGCGCTGGGGCTGACGATCGTCTCTATCTGGGTGCTCTGGAAGAAGCGGCTCTTCTAA
- a CDS encoding TetR/AcrR family transcriptional regulator, which produces MHTEEKDTSKRILEAALNLISQNGYAQVSMRDIAQEAGVAISQISYHYKNKEGLFIALIRQLKESFVGDIREKMEGISSSDGFIDFICEYSKESIVKDSDIHRLRLEFSNLAMSSEPFRAEFSVLVGELTEVVASYVARYASNLEIMKTHTPVQTANFIIAFVLGVSTQYLAEGKNARALETIDILRAIVK; this is translated from the coding sequence TTGCATACCGAAGAGAAGGATACGTCAAAAAGGATATTGGAGGCCGCGCTTAACCTCATTTCACAGAATGGTTACGCTCAGGTTTCCATGCGCGATATCGCCCAGGAGGCTGGCGTCGCCATCAGCCAGATATCCTATCACTATAAAAATAAAGAGGGGCTCTTTATCGCCCTCATCCGTCAGCTCAAGGAGTCGTTTGTCGGCGACATCAGGGAGAAGATGGAGGGTATATCCTCCTCGGACGGCTTTATCGACTTTATCTGCGAATATTCAAAGGAGAGCATCGTCAAGGATTCGGACATCCACCGCCTGCGGCTTGAGTTTTCCAATCTGGCCATGAGCTCGGAGCCCTTCAGGGCGGAGTTCAGCGTGCTCGTCGGAGAGCTAACAGAGGTCGTCGCCTCCTATGTCGCCCGCTATGCCTCGAACCTTGAGATAATGAAGACGCACACCCCCGTACAGACCGCGAATTTCATCATCGCCTTCGTCCTCGGAGTTTCCACGCAGTACCTCGCGGAGGGAAAAAACGCGCGGGCTCTGGAGACGATAGATATTCTGCGGGCCATAGTGAAGTAA
- a CDS encoding HlyD family secretion protein: MKVSEFFTGKRILLTILAVLIIGSSIAIYFKEKPKEKYVKASGTVEVTQVQLAPLAGGRIEELAIDESDHVKKGQFIARLSLDGADDEVKMAEAALAAAKAQLEELRNGFRKEDVSKAKAELAARKVQYEQALRDEKRFAALAADGVVAARDAELYAEASKASYNAMLAASDQVRLLENGMRPEQISAAEANVARAESAYQRAKTLIGYKELYSPADGVVLTKNYQVGDVVNAGAAIATLGDMDDCWVKLYIPSTQLGLIKLGAKCSVYVDPFPKRAFEATVTEVNQQAEYNPRMSLTQNERANMVFWIKISIKDTEGVIKPGMPADVTIL, from the coding sequence ATGAAGGTTTCGGAGTTCTTTACCGGTAAGAGGATACTTCTGACGATTCTCGCAGTGTTGATAATCGGTTCTTCCATCGCCATCTATTTTAAGGAAAAGCCCAAAGAAAAGTATGTCAAGGCCTCGGGAACGGTCGAGGTGACGCAGGTGCAGCTCGCGCCGCTCGCTGGCGGCCGCATAGAGGAGCTCGCGATAGACGAATCGGACCATGTGAAAAAGGGGCAGTTCATCGCCCGTCTTTCGCTGGACGGCGCGGACGACGAGGTGAAGATGGCGGAGGCCGCGCTCGCCGCCGCGAAGGCGCAGCTTGAAGAGCTCAGAAACGGCTTCCGTAAGGAGGACGTCTCAAAGGCTAAGGCCGAACTCGCCGCGCGCAAAGTTCAGTATGAACAGGCCCTGCGGGATGAAAAGCGTTTCGCGGCGCTCGCGGCGGACGGAGTGGTGGCGGCGCGCGACGCGGAGCTCTACGCCGAAGCGTCAAAGGCCTCCTACAACGCGATGCTGGCGGCCTCCGACCAGGTGCGGCTGCTGGAAAACGGCATGCGTCCCGAGCAGATATCGGCGGCGGAGGCGAATGTCGCGCGCGCCGAATCGGCCTATCAGAGGGCCAAGACCCTTATCGGCTACAAAGAACTATACTCGCCCGCTGACGGCGTTGTTTTGACGAAAAATTACCAGGTAGGCGACGTTGTGAACGCGGGCGCCGCCATCGCCACCCTCGGCGATATGGACGACTGCTGGGTCAAGCTCTACATCCCTTCGACACAGCTGGGGCTCATCAAGCTCGGCGCGAAGTGCAGCGTCTATGTGGACCCCTTCCCCAAACGCGCCTTCGAGGCCACCGTCACCGAGGTCAACCAGCAGGCCGAGTATAACCCGCGCATGTCGCTGACGCAGAACGAACGCGCGAACATGGTCTTCTGGATAAAGATCTCCATCAAGGATACGGAGGGCGTCATCAAGCCCGGAATGCCGGCGGACGTCACGATACTATGA
- a CDS encoding ABC transporter ATP-binding protein: MMEAAPERILSYRSVTKDFGALRALDGVDLEIKRGEIFGFIGPDGAGKTTMMRIAMGIINPDGGECSLLGSTDRRKARVMAGYVPQLFSLYLNMSVMENISLFGSLYGKPAGEVEQRAEYILSRVGLWGFRDRFAGNLSGGMKQKLALAIGLLNTPEILLLDEPTTGVDPVARREFWALLYQFNHEGLTIVVSTPYMDEAELCTRKLFLNNGKILDIGTTGELLSRYPYKLLSLGSGGREIRGWLEGRPHIVDANMFGSKYHIVTDDAESARSCIETVFKEHGSPLPEIRGIEPGLEDLFVAFAGKEN, from the coding sequence ATGATGGAGGCCGCGCCGGAGCGCATCCTCTCATACCGCAGCGTCACAAAAGATTTCGGCGCGCTGCGTGCCCTGGACGGCGTCGACCTGGAGATAAAGAGGGGAGAAATATTTGGCTTCATCGGCCCCGACGGGGCGGGGAAGACGACGATGATGCGCATCGCGATGGGTATCATCAACCCCGACGGCGGAGAATGTTCGCTGCTCGGCTCGACCGACAGGCGCAAAGCCCGCGTCATGGCGGGTTATGTGCCGCAGCTCTTCAGCCTCTACCTGAACATGAGCGTTATGGAGAACATCAGCCTCTTTGGCTCGCTCTACGGCAAACCGGCGGGCGAAGTCGAGCAGCGCGCGGAATACATACTTTCGCGCGTCGGCCTCTGGGGCTTCCGCGACCGTTTTGCGGGGAATCTTTCGGGAGGCATGAAGCAGAAGCTGGCCCTCGCGATCGGACTGCTCAACACGCCGGAGATACTGCTGCTCGACGAACCGACGACCGGCGTCGACCCGGTGGCGCGCCGCGAATTCTGGGCCCTTCTCTACCAGTTCAACCACGAGGGGCTCACGATCGTCGTCAGTACCCCATACATGGACGAGGCGGAGCTCTGCACGCGGAAATTGTTCCTCAACAACGGAAAGATACTCGACATCGGCACCACGGGCGAGCTGCTCTCGCGTTATCCGTACAAGCTGCTCAGCCTTGGCAGCGGCGGACGTGAGATCCGCGGCTGGCTTGAGGGCCGTCCGCACATTGTGGACGCCAATATGTTCGGCTCAAAATACCACATTGTGACGGACGACGCGGAGAGCGCGCGAAGCTGTATCGAGACGGTCTTTAAAGAACACGGCAGCCCGCTGCCGGAGATCCGCGGCATCGAACCGGGACTTGAAGACCTCTTCGTCGCCTTTGCGGGAAAGGAGAACTGA
- a CDS encoding ABC transporter ATP-binding protein, which translates to MPPVVVRTEHLTKKFGSFTAVDDINMSIEEGEVYGFLGPNGAGKSTTIRMLCGLLAPTSGKGLVLGLDLASNGQKLKEKIGYMSQKFSLYPELSVLENLNLYSGLYGLKGAEKKRRIDEMIELAGLVGRENEPTSSLSGGWRQRLALGCAILHKPKILFLDEATSGVDPKARLLFWDIIYDLAAEGTTVMVTTHFMDEAEHCNKVAFIYYGRLIADDSPDNLKKKIPGKLYEVTAADPMALLAKVQAGEGGPMIDSYFFGDKVHLLVAQDREITAEGIFAESKIERIEQSMEDVFVYLVKSHAGDDLGDGRISGIGNITANQAQEAKKEGTK; encoded by the coding sequence ATGCCCCCCGTAGTGGTGCGCACTGAACACCTGACGAAAAAATTCGGCAGCTTCACCGCCGTCGACGACATAAATATGTCCATTGAGGAGGGGGAGGTCTACGGCTTCCTAGGTCCAAACGGCGCGGGGAAATCGACGACCATCCGCATGCTCTGTGGCCTGCTCGCGCCCACCTCGGGCAAGGGGCTCGTTCTTGGCCTCGACCTGGCCTCCAACGGACAGAAACTGAAAGAAAAAATCGGCTACATGTCGCAGAAATTCTCGCTCTACCCGGAGCTCTCCGTCCTGGAAAACCTCAACCTCTACTCTGGACTCTACGGGCTTAAGGGCGCGGAGAAAAAGAGGCGTATCGACGAAATGATCGAGCTCGCGGGACTTGTGGGGCGTGAGAACGAACCCACCTCGTCGCTCTCGGGCGGCTGGCGGCAGAGGCTCGCCCTCGGCTGCGCCATCCTCCACAAGCCGAAGATACTCTTTCTCGACGAGGCGACGAGCGGCGTCGACCCCAAGGCGCGCCTGCTCTTCTGGGACATCATCTACGACCTCGCCGCGGAGGGCACCACCGTTATGGTCACCACCCACTTCATGGACGAGGCGGAACACTGCAACAAGGTTGCCTTCATCTACTACGGGCGGCTGATTGCCGACGACTCACCGGACAACCTGAAGAAAAAGATCCCCGGCAAACTCTACGAGGTGACGGCGGCGGACCCGATGGCGCTGCTTGCCAAGGTGCAGGCCGGAGAGGGCGGCCCGATGATCGACTCCTACTTCTTCGGCGACAAGGTGCACCTGCTCGTCGCGCAGGACCGGGAGATAACGGCGGAGGGCATCTTCGCGGAGAGCAAAATCGAACGCATCGAACAATCGATGGAAGACGTCTTTGTCTATCTCGTCAAATCCCATGCGGGCGACGACCTGGGAGACGGACGAATATCGGGGATCGGCAATATCACTGCGAATCAGGCCCAAGAGGCGAAAAAAGAGGGGACAAAATGA
- a CDS encoding ABC transporter permease, whose protein sequence is MNWERMHALIVKEFIQLMRDRITLAIVVFMPLAQLLIFGFAINTDIKHLRTVVFDQSRTQESREMINSLTSSNYFDVIKYAGSVKEVDQTVESGRAKVGIVFPPDYASRIKGGRQTSVQVIIDATDNLSASSALAAAQTIGMLKSQEILAEKFSRLGMKIPGQAVDMRIRLWYNPDFITSWYIVPGIMGLLLTLTLISMMSMAIVRESEQGTLEQLLVTPMKIWELLFSKIIPYIVVGYVQVFISIVVGIFVFNMPFLGSLTLFYFLTFFYVVASLSLGIMISCFAQNQTQALQMSVFIILPSVLLSGFVFPLESMPAGFRYLGECFPITYYISLSRQIILKGGGLAYVWQDTLALVAYIAVMFTASILMFKRRFVP, encoded by the coding sequence ATGAACTGGGAACGGATGCACGCACTGATAGTAAAAGAATTCATACAGCTTATGCGCGACCGCATCACGCTGGCGATAGTCGTATTCATGCCGCTGGCGCAGCTGCTTATCTTCGGCTTTGCTATCAACACCGACATAAAACACCTGCGCACCGTGGTCTTTGACCAGTCGCGTACGCAGGAGAGCCGCGAAATGATAAACAGCCTCACCTCCAGCAACTACTTCGACGTCATAAAATACGCCGGAAGCGTCAAAGAGGTCGACCAGACGGTAGAATCGGGGCGCGCGAAGGTGGGCATCGTATTCCCGCCGGATTACGCGAGCCGGATAAAGGGCGGCCGTCAGACCTCCGTGCAGGTGATTATCGACGCGACGGACAACCTGAGCGCCTCCTCGGCGCTCGCCGCGGCGCAGACCATCGGCATGCTTAAATCACAGGAGATCCTTGCGGAAAAATTCTCGCGCCTCGGCATGAAGATACCGGGACAGGCGGTGGATATGAGGATACGGTTATGGTACAACCCCGACTTCATCACCTCGTGGTACATCGTGCCGGGCATCATGGGGCTGCTGCTGACGCTGACGCTCATCTCAATGATGTCGATGGCCATCGTCCGTGAGAGCGAGCAGGGGACGCTTGAGCAGCTGCTCGTCACGCCGATGAAGATATGGGAGCTGCTCTTCTCTAAGATAATCCCCTACATCGTCGTCGGCTACGTGCAGGTATTTATCTCCATCGTCGTCGGCATCTTCGTCTTCAATATGCCCTTCCTCGGGAGCCTCACCCTATTCTATTTCCTTACCTTCTTCTACGTGGTGGCGAGCCTCTCGCTGGGCATCATGATCTCCTGCTTCGCGCAGAACCAGACGCAGGCGCTCCAGATGTCTGTATTCATCATCCTGCCCAGCGTGCTCCTTTCGGGCTTCGTATTCCCGCTCGAATCGATGCCCGCGGGCTTCCGCTACCTTGGCGAGTGTTTCCCGATAACATATTACATCAGCCTCTCGCGCCAGATAATCCTCAAGGGCGGCGGCCTCGCCTACGTCTGGCAGGACACCCTCGCGCTCGTCGCCTACATCGCGGTGATGTTTACGGCGTCGATACTGATGTTCAAACGCCGCTTCGTTCCGTAA